The following proteins come from a genomic window of Gossypium raimondii isolate GPD5lz chromosome 5, ASM2569854v1, whole genome shotgun sequence:
- the LOC105765948 gene encoding protein IQ-DOMAIN 3 produces MGKKRDWFWFVKKALTPESKKDQKESSKSKKKWQSKTKDSEPAVPLPQETETETKTEEPEPPPSEDAKPAEAENEPKRHTHFIALATAMAAAAAVAASKATAEAVRVASLQRISSERTAATKIQTAFRGYLARKALPELRRSERLKSMIEGQSVKEQAKSALRCMQTMGGVQSRIRGMRLRMLEENQILHHHLQQKRHKELDKFNASMGGEWHDGRKSKEQSEAIKQYKQEAAMRRERALAYAFTRQRSWKVSSKAANQTLMDQNTPHWGWSWLERWMAARPWDIPCSSPNSASVNTLVSPSISNNDNKPSPTPSKPTPPPPSKIPSFSSLSSQIRQPSPRGTPPGGVECSTPDRDRRRQSSIGGFSSAKDDKSVGSSAEKAPSWMKQVRASQLSRSLKHDRIPEKGLAGTAKKRLSYPTTAGKVRI; encoded by the exons ATGGGCAAAAAAAGagattggttttggtttgtgaAGAAAGCTTTGACCCCTGAGTCCAAGAAAGATCAG AAGGAAAGttcaaaatcaaagaaaaaatggCAAAGCAAAACCAAGGATTCGGAGCCTGCAGTTCCTTTGCCTCAAGAAACTGAAACGGAAACAAAAACTGAAGAGCCTGAACCTCCTCCCTCTGAAGATGCCAAACCAGCGGAAGCTGAAAATGAGCCTAAAAGACACACCCACTTCATCGCTCTTGCCACCGCTATGGCTGCTGCCGCCGCGGTCGCAGCTTCTAAGGCGACTGCTGAGGCTGTTCGCGTCGCTTCTTTACAACGCATATCGTCGGAGAGAACGGCTGCTACCAAGATTCAAACTGCATTTCGCGGATACTTG GCTCGGAAGGCATTGCCAGAATTGAGAAGGTCGGAGAGATTGAAATCAATGATAGAAGGACAATCCGTGAAAGAGCAAGCGAAATCTGCATTAAGATGCATGCAAACAATGGGTGGAGTGCAGTCCCGGATTCGTGGAATGAGGCTTAGAATGTTGGAAGAGAACCAAATTCTTCATCACCACCTTCAACAGAAACGCCACAAAGAGCTTGACAAGTTTAATGCCTCT ATGGGAGGAGAGTGGCATGATGGTAGAAAGTCGAAGGAGCAATCTGAAGCAATAAAGCAGTATAAGCAAGAAGCTGCTATGCGAAGGGAAAGAGCTTTAGCTTATGCCTTCACTCGCCAG cGATCATGGAAGGTCTCTTCTAAAGCAGCGAATCAAACATTAATGGATCAAAATACTCCCCATTGGGGATGGAGTTGGTTAGAGCGATGGATGGCAGCTCGACCCTGGGATATCCCATGCTCATCACCTAACAGCGCCTCCGTCAACACTTTGGTCTCCCCTTCCATCTCTAACAACGATAATAAGCCATCTCCAACACCCTCAAAACCAACCCCTCCTCCGCCGTCCAAGATACCTTCCTTTTCATCACTTTCCAGTCAAATTAGACAGCCAAGTCCAAGGGGGACACCACCAGGAGGCGTCGAGTGCTCGACACCGGATCGTGACCGGAGACGACAAAGCAGCATTGGAGGTTTTTCATCTGCGAAAGACGATAAGAGCGTTGGAAGCTCGGCGGAGAAGGCGCCGTCGTGGATGAAGCAAGTCAGAGCGTCCCAGTTGTCGAGATCTTTGAAGCATGATAGGATACCGGAGAAGGGATTGGCCGGCACTGCGAAGAAGCGGCTCTCGTACCCTACAACGGCAGGTAAGGTAAGAATATAA
- the LOC105770979 gene encoding uncharacterized protein LOC105770979 isoform X2: MDPADWLDEEKSVFIQAVLSYGKDFGMISQSVGTSSRDQCKVFFSKAHKCLGLDLIHPRTGSIGTPKSDDAIGDGSDTGDACVLESSVVCSKKLVSKMEDLPSSIVSMDFDESDINREVSLQTDLNLSDEKNGRLIDHRDSEAVEAMVSDVGQTEPISEGVGDDIVVDGSKAESVYVHRTAALANLNAVRNHVAEQGPGVSIAVSGALGEAVDPCVSRVDTVLEPKSDTGSGNDWRQGKLHCPKMVWMNIIQNVVQTLAF, encoded by the coding sequence ATGGATCCTGCTGATTGGTTGGATGAGGAAAAATCTGTCTTTATACAGGCCGTCTTGTCTTATGGTAAGGATTTTGGAATGATCTCACAATCTGTTGGAACAAGTTCCAGGGATCAATGCAAGGTTTTCTTTAGCAAAGCTCACAAATGCCTTGGACTGGACTTGATACATCCAAGAACTGGAAGCATTGGAACACCCAAAAGTGATGATGCAATTGGTGATGGCAGTGATACGGGAGATGCTTGTGTCCTGGAGAGCTCAGTTGTTTGCAGCAAAAAGTTGGTGTCCAAAATGGAGGACTTGCCTTCCTCTATTGTGAGCATGGACTTTGATGAATCTGATATTAACAGGGAAGTGAGTTTGCAAACTGACCTGAACTTATCAGACGAAAAAAATGGGAGGCTAATAGATCATAGAGATTCTGAGGCAGTGGAAGCTATGGTTTCTGATGTGGGCCAGACTGAGCCAATTTCTGAAGGTGTTGGTGATGATATTGTTGTTGATGGCAGCAAGGCTGAGTCGGTTTATGTTCATAGAACTGCTGCTTTGGCCAATCTAAATGCCGTAAGAAATCACGTTGCTGAACAGGGACCAGGTGTTTCTATTGCAGTATCAGGAGCTCTTGGGGAGGCTGTTGATCCTTGCGTTTCTAGAGTAGATACTGTGCTTGAGCCCAAATCTGATACTGGTTCGGGAAATGATTGGAGGCAAGGGAAACTTCATTGTCCAAAGATGGTCTGGATGAACATCATACAAAATGTAGTGCAGACACTAGCGTTTTAA
- the LOC105770981 gene encoding uncharacterized protein LOC105770981, with product MENPESNQLPEVDSLPDGFVESPSEILAPKTPISKEEKPLQPDCREGDLVSSEFGANKGQKQRTFPVPLSEADGFEGSADYVEGKLVCPELSNSLPEAAECSEVKEVKGKCESTETCIGRGSETNLTALKESSSSESIDLPKNKKTETTETKRKTAKRTSKSEKEFLEFSLKYQQVIAERDTAIAVRDKLESLCRELQRQNKMLMDECKRVSTEGQNLRLDLSARFQDAIKDVSNKLEEQKDDCLSQLKENEMLRDKLKELADQYALSEQQYAQKLKQKTLELQLSDLKIKQHEEKLTQEQAQMKVYAEQVSQLLVTEKNLRMQLTADGEKFQQFQDALSKSNEVFETFKQEIEKMAKSIKELRKENVFLKSKCDKSDFTLIELVEERERMKKQLEKTKNQKEKLESLCRSLQAERKQSSTGSSGSNSLADQM from the exons ATGGAAAACCCAGAATCAAATCAGCTTCCTGAAGTGGACTCATTGCCAGATGGTTTTGTTGAGAGTCCTTCAGAGATTTTGGCTCCAAAAACCCCAATTTCTAAAGAAGAAAAGCCTTTGCAACCTGATTGTAGAGAAGGTGATTTAGTCTCCAGTGAGTTTGGAGCAAACAAGGGCCAAAAACAAAGAACGTTCCCTGTGCCATTGTCTGAGGCAGATGGTTTTGAGGGCTCAGCAGACTATGTAGAAGGTAAATTAGTCTGTCCCGAGTTGAGCAATTCGCTTCCCGAGGCTGCTGAATGCAGTGAGGTGAAGGAAGTTAAAGGGAAGTGTGAAAGTACAGAAACAT GCATTGGAAGAGGATCTGAAACGAACTTGACTGCTTTGAAGGAATCGTCTTCATCCGAAAGCATAGATTTGccaaagaataaaaaaaca GAAACCACTGAAACCAAACGCAAGACTGCAAAACGTACATCCAAATCAGAAAAGGAGTTCCTTGAGTTCTCTTTGAAATATCAACAAGTTATTGCAGAAAGAGATACCG CTATTGCTGTTCGAGATAAACTCGAATCACTTTGTAGGGAGTTACAACGTcaaaacaaaatgttaatg GATGAATGTAAACGGGTATCAACGGAAGGGCAAAACTTAAGATTAGATTTATCAGCCAGGTTCCAAGATGCAATCAAG GATGTGAGCAATAAGCTCGAAGAGCAGAAGGACGATTGCCTATCTCAGCTAAAGGAGAATGAGAT GTTAAGAGATAAGTTGAAGGAGCTTGCTGACCAATATGCCCTCTCTGAACAACAATATGCGCAGAAG CTAAAGCAAAAAACATTAGAACTACAGCTTTCGGATTTGAAAATCAAGCAACATGAAGAGAAATTAACCCAGGAACAAGCGCAGATGAAAGTATATGCAGAACAAGTGTCACAGTTATTAGTGACTGAAAAGAATTTACGCATGCAGTTGACAGCTGATGGAGAAAAATTCCAACAGTTTCAG GATGCATTGTCAAAGAGCAATGAGGTGTTTGAAACATTTAAGCAAGAGATTGAGAAG ATGGCAAAATCAATCAAAGAACTCAGGAAAGAAAATGTGTTCTTGAAGAGCAAATGTGACAAATCAGATTTTACTCTCATAGAACTTGTGGAAGAG CGCGAGCGGATGAAGAAACAACTAGAGAAGACAAAGAATCAGAAAGAAAAGCTTGAATCGTTGTGCCGGTCGCTTCAAGCTGAGAGGAAGCAAAGCTCTACTGGGAGCAGTGGCTCAAACTCGTTGGCGGATCAAATGTAA
- the LOC105770983 gene encoding 40S ribosomal protein S23 codes for MGKTRGMGAGRKLRTHRRRQRWADKAYKKSNLGNEWKKPFAGSSHAKGIVLEKIGIEAKQPNSAIRKCARVQLIKNGKKIAAFVPNDGCLNYIEENDEVLIAGFGRKGHAVGDIPGVRFKVVKVSGVSLLALFKEKKEKPRS; via the exons GAAGACTCGTGGAATGGGAGCTGGTCGTAAGCTGAGAACCCACCGCAGAAGGCAGAGGTGGGCCGACAAGGCATATAAGAAGtcaaatcttggaaatgaaTGGAAGAAACCTTTTGCTGGATCATCACATGCCAAGGGCATAGTTCTTGAGAAAAT TGGCATTGAAGCTAAGCAGCCTAACTCTGCTATCCGAAAATGTGCTCGTGTTCAGTTGATCAagaatggaaagaaaattgctGCTTTTGTACCCAATGACGGTTGCTTAAACTACATTGAGGAAAAT GATGAGGTATTGATTGCTGGATTTGGACGAAAGGGGCATGCTGTGGGAGATATTCCTGGAGTTCGGTTCAAGGTTGTTAAGGTTTCGGGTGTGTCTCTTCTAGCTCTTTTCAAAGAGAAGAAGGAGAAGCCAAGGTCTTAA
- the LOC105770979 gene encoding uncharacterized protein LOC105770979 isoform X1 — protein MFNRWWLPKALLLHSFSLTSAQYLILEPRTVMINIASKLLLDSNGRLYRIALKMPGLVLDEKEKQVSRFISSNGLVEDPCAAEKERALINPSTSEEKEIFIDKLAAFGKDFRKIASFLDHKTTADCVEFYYKNLKSECFERKKKLDLSKQGKSFMNTYLLTSRKKWSRDFNAASLDVLGAASVITAHAENAMQNQKTSSGRIFIESHCNSRTSQFDDSIAKRSSSSEIIWKDEVAVAADVLAGICGSLSSKAMSSCIIGSADPGESLPL, from the exons ATGTTCAACAGATGGTGGCTACCAAAAGCATTGCTCCTCCATTCTTTCTCACTCACTTCTG CACAATATTTGATCCTGGAACCTAGGACAGTGATGATTAATATTGCAAGCAAACTGCTTCTAGATTCCAATGGCAGGCTTTACAGGATTGCTTTGAAGATGCCAGGATTAGTTTTGGATGAGAAAGAGAAGCAGGTTTCTAGGTTTATCTCTAGTAATGGACTGGTTGAAGACCCATGTGCTGCTGAGAAGGAAAGAGCTTTGATCAATCCTTCGACATCtgaagaaaaggaaatttttatAGATAAGTTGGCTGCCTTTGGGAAGGACTTCAGAAAGATTGCCTCTTTTCTTGATCACAAGACAACTGCAGATTGTGTCGAGTTCTATTACAAAAACCTCAAGTCTGAAtgttttgagagaaaaaagaagctTGATCTGAGTAAGCAGGGGAAGTCTTTTATGAATACCTACTTGTTGACATCTAGGAAAAAGTGGAGCCGTGATTTTAATGCTGCATCCCTTGATGTTCTGGGTGCAGCTTCAGTTATAACAGCTCATGCAGAAAATGCCATGCAAAATCAGAAAACATCTTCAGGTAGGATCTTTATAGAAAGCCACTGCAATTCTAGAACATCTCAATTTGATGATAGCATTGCTAAAAGGTCAAGCAGTTCTGAAATTATTTGGAAGGATGAAGTAGCTGTAGCTGCTGATGTTTTAGCAGGTATCTGTGGTTCTTTGTCTTCCAAGGCAATGAGTTCTTGCATCATTGGTTCTGCTGACCCTGGAGAAAGCCTACCACTGTGA
- the LOC105766951 gene encoding uncharacterized protein LOC105766951, producing the protein MPSGRKVIGCKWLFKVKKNPDDTVERYKARLTVLLFLTRRGSPSHNVNGKVWNWIWSISLPQKIKHFLWRAVGNLVATNGNLVKRRIKMSELCPVCLKEAEIVEHTLLLCDWAQCVWYGGALGFKVDCHRITTLDQWLLQVFDVVLKDVQKFLRGESVILGNVLKKTQQRWERPLNGWIKVNCDRAFIDKGDVVIGVIVRNENANLVAGIVKKDNVDVVEEAEAFGSYGRDIVYREFKGDSACKYWKIQPYIPYLLKQKGNFVDFDFEKVGKEANRAADWCAHLAMKGMCFDDRVSEPPSSLVKVLRSDGLPATHC; encoded by the exons ATGCCATCAGGTCGCAAAGTTATTGGCTGCAAATGGTTGTTTAAAGTCAAGAAAAATCCGGATGATACGGTTGAACGGTACAAAGCTCGTCTAACcgtcttattatttttaacaaggAGAGGTTCACCATCTCATAATGTGAATGGGAAAGTTTGGAATTGGATTTGGAGCATTTCACTTCCCCAGAAAATCAAACATTTCCTTTGGAGGGCTGTTGGGAACCTGGTGGCCACAAATGGTAATCTGGTGAAAAGGAGAATTAAAATGTCCGAGTTGTGCCCTGTTTGTTTGAAAGAAGCTGAGATAGTTGAACATACTCTTCTGTTATGTGATTGGGCTCAGTGTGTATGGTATGGTGGAGCTTTGGGCTTTAAAGTTGATTGTCATAGAATTACTACATTGGATCAATGGTTATTGCAGGTGTTTGATGTGGTTTTAAAAg atgttcaaaagtttttaaggGGAGAGAGTGTGATCCTCGGAAATGTATTGAAAAAAACTCAACAAAGATGGGAGAGGCCCCTGAATGGTTGGATTAAAGTTAATTGTGATAGGGCTTTTATTGACAAGGGAGATGTTGTTATTGGGGTGATTGTGAGAAATGAGAATGCGAACTTGGTTGCAGGAATAGTTAAAAAGGATAATGTTGATGTTGTGGAGGAAGCTGAAGCTTTTGGCAGTTATGGCAGGG ATATCGTATATAGGGAGTTTAAAGGGGATAGTGCTTGTAAATACTGGAAAATTCAACCATACATACCATATTTGCTAAAACAGAAAggaaattttgttgattttgatttcGAGAAAGTTGGTAAAGAAGCAAATAGGGCGGCAGACTGGTGTGCTCACCTTGCCATGAAGGGGATGTGCTTTGATGATAGGGTTAGTGAACCCCCATCCTCACTGGTGAAAGTTTTAAGAAGTGATGGCCTTCCTGCTACGCATTGTTGA
- the LOC105770978 gene encoding uncharacterized protein LOC105770978, producing the protein MDFFFRGLNEEFSSSQMDILRCPFLRNINEPTNFSFSSALPFPMPVRGAKGPIFEDGPNFDMAFRLFHGRDGVVPLSGQSSLRIEKAETETAPPKFNPLAAKAATISLSSFGPGGPFSFDAFSNKWNNQKGKGKGKSSKKESSSQGGKSNHEAMGNEWLQNGNCPIAKSYRAVSGVLPLVAKVLQPPPGMKYRCPPAVVAARAALAQTAFAKNLRPQSLPTKVLVIGVLGMAANVPLGIWREHTEKFSPSWFVAIHAAVPFIAMLRKSVLMPKTAMAFTIAASVLGQVIGSRAERYRLKAVAAKRLGMVESSVSVGGANQLDIVAVKNSDCRKDVAEWEPVSIQVAMAGPPSSTDVYC; encoded by the exons ATGGATTTTTTCTTCAGAGGCCTAAATGAGGAATTTTCATCTTCCCAAATGGACATTCTTAGATGTCCATTTTTGAGAAACATTAACGAGCCAACTAACTTTTCCTTCTCGTCTGCCTTGCCTTTTCCCATGCCG GTACGAGGAGCCAAAGGTCCAATATTTGAAGATGGACCCAATTTCGACATGGCATTCAGGCTTTTCCATGGACGTGACGGAGTAGTTCCGCTATCTGGACAATCATCCTTGCGTATTGAGAAAGCTGAGACCGAAACAGCCCCACCAAAGTTCAATCCTTTGGCTGCAAAGGCAGCCACCATTAGTCTCTCATCCTTTGGACCGGGAGGGCCTTTCAGTTTTGATGCATTTTCTAATAAGTGGAACAATCagaaaggaaaagggaaaggaaaatcGTCCAAGAAAGAGTCTTCTTCACAG GGTGGAAAATCGAATCATGAAGCTATGGGCAATGAATGGCTGCAAAACGGGAACTGTCCGATTGCAAAGTCGTATAGGGCGGTCAGCGGTGTTTTGCCACTAGTTGCGAAAGTTTTGCAGCCGCCACCGGGGATGAAATACAGGTGCCCACCTGCAGTTGTTGCAGCCCGGGCAGCACTAGCACAAACCGCATTTGCCAAGAATCTCCGCCCACAATCCTTACCCACAAAAGTACTGGTGATCGGGGTGTTAGGCATGGCGGCAAATGTTCCGTTAGGGATATGGCGGGAACACACTGAAAAATTCTCACCATCTTGGTTTGTGGCTATCCATGCAGCTGTTCCATTCATAGCCATGCTCCGGAAATCAGTGTTGATGCCAAAGACAGCTATGGCATTTACCATTGCAGCGTCCGTATTAGGACAGGTTATCGGATCTAGGGCCGAACGATATCGATTGAAAGCAGTAGCAGCAAAGCGATTAGGTATGGTGGAATCATCGGTTTCTGTGGGTGGTGCGAACCAGTTGGACATCGTTGCAGTTAAGAACAGTGATTGCAGGAAAGATGTGGCGGAATGGGAGCCAGTTTCCATACAGGTTGCAATGGCAGGGCCGCCTTCATCCACAGATGTGTATTGCTAA